One Amaranthus tricolor cultivar Red isolate AtriRed21 chromosome 10, ASM2621246v1, whole genome shotgun sequence genomic window carries:
- the LOC130826261 gene encoding uncharacterized protein LOC130826261 isoform X1 codes for MEEEEPVLWKAESSSMLSSMVGRVMNTLLSARLKKLEDVIVKLGETPKSTLAATLEDSLRILIKYVRDSVDDKQPLDEVIIPMIENVLRCKESKRPNQALILLNWLFQDESLFVGLGKDLVNIVSKRGDHYIALGWCKLVRSLVKYETKMTSFSKRGLRDNYQALLKILSSSIMHLSEMVNNGSVLQEGFELPTRLSAAAADCILVLTEALTHKVSDSGSSNGKGAYKPNLSIKRTSILDEKMVDQSNMPSAVSDSIDGKLLLWKNLDYLIILAQKLQSWSQKSRALHAKGLGQVLRWLQQIRISFTHVEEGSQFQTSGVLLLSSCWRHYSMLSILEDTEFYQQYDKLAEQYVSGIKFYSEDNFKDQGENGDSCLETKKFFLNCLALLLGRLDDKRLESLIYLSGQQICGALFSQLHSADEDVVDMAICIVRFVIFKLAGSSFTDSIDSKELVLTLLGHLDELDGASKAVTVLIADICSTSADDWCLNEVLKRLASGSVSQRRNAVDVVSKLIQTSSNLTEVTFSSSWEEIANHLLNCLKDEDSLMREKAMSLLPLIADPSLVLPALVRLICSSDGNMKLAASNAFIQVLSINNRSFEVISILLDSLSGLSNTSDHEDISGGIMEGTSKFDLDEVFKLIPEWSQTVEDWNLLAEPLVDKMLSEPTNVIFVRFLCCINEHLADTADLVLGRLLLQARKKEEIIGLVDAAVQKTYKNDVSDSMKNVLFDRLCPLLLIKMLPLKVFDDFNCMNMYSPTLKQCIASGTDHLAVCNYECVATLLFNRAFCQFEYEDVRKLAAELCGRIHPRILFPVALSQLQGAAESKEFLKMKACLFAICTSLAIRRWESASHPDVTKIIRILQAVLLWPSVEGDEVVKVQHGCIDCLALMICAELQAPKNVRNAASAYSSINPNAPVIQTSGGHKTHTLGSTVLAFVIDNLANDEGETNLTSRVVKDTADKTLISIPFRLCMANVLISTCQKVSESCKKTIAKKILPRLVRLSQTIQEAEIRAACVQVLFSAASHLKWAILPYGHDLLKVSLSSLKKELEQERMAGARLMAALMASDDAVIESISMGLVEARSMLLHICTSDPSPQLRQVCQKLLVCLTSQ; via the exons ATGGAAGAAGAAGAGCCGGTGTTATGGAAAGCAGAATCCAGTTCTATGCTGTCTTCCATGGTTGGACGAGTAATGAACACTCTGTTGAGTGCGCGACTGAAGAAACTTGAAGACGTCATTGTTAAACTAGGCGAAACTCCAAAATCAACTCTTGCAG CAACGCTTGAGGATTCTTTGCGCATATTGATCAAGTATGTAAGAGATTCTGTGGATGATAAGCAGCCATTGGACGAAGTTATTATTCCTATGATTGAAAAT GTGTTGAGATGCAAGGAGTCGAAGCGTCCAAATCAAGCACTGATACTTTTGAACTGGTTATTTCAAGATGAGTCTCTTTTTGTAGGACTTGGAAAAGATCTTGTCAATATTGTGTCGAAAAGAGGAGATCATTATATTGCTCTTGGCTGGTGCAAGCTTGTACGCTCTCTTGTGAAGTATGAGACAAAGATGACAAGCTTTTCGAAGAGGG GTTTAAGGGATAATTATCAAGCTTTATTGAAGATTCTTTCATCAAGTATTATGCATCTTTCGGAGATGGTAAATAATGGTAG TGTGTTGCAGGAGGGTTTTGAATTGCCGACTCGGCTTTCCGCAGCTGCAGCTGATTGTATACTGGTTCTCACTGAAGCATTGACCCATAAAGTATCGGATTCTGGCAGTTCAAATGGGAAAGGAGCATATAAACCTAATTTATCAATTAAGCGAACCAGCATTCTTGATGAGAAGATGGTGGATCAAAGTAATATGCCTTCTGCAGTCTCCGACAGCATTGATGGAAAATTATTGCTCTGGAAGAATTTGGATTATCTCATCATTCTGGCTCAAAAACTTCAGTCT TGGAGCCAGAAGAGCCGGGCTTTACACGCAAAAGGATTAGGACAAGTTCTCAGATGGCTGCAGCAAATAAGGATTAGTTTCACTCATGTTGAGGAAG GTTCTCAGTTTCAAACAAGTGGAGTATTACTACTCTcctcttgttggagacattacaGTATGCTATCCATTCTAGAAGACACTGAATTTTATCAACAGTACGACAAGTTAGCTGAGCAGTATGTATCTGGAATCAAG TTTTACTCAGAGGATAATTTCAAGGATCAGGGGGAGAATGGAGATAGTTGTTTGGAGACAAAGAAATTTTTCTTGAATTGTTTGGCTCTTCTATTGGGTCGCTTGGATGACAAAAGGCTGGAAAGTTTGATATACTTGTCCGGACAACAAATATGTGGTGCTCTTTTTTCACAG CTTCACTCTGCAGATGAAGATGTGGTAGATATGGCTATTTGCATTGTTAGATTTGTAATCTTTAAGCTAGCTGGAAGCAGTTTCACCGACTCAATAGATAGCAAGGAATTAGTACTGACGCTACTTGGTCATCTTGATGAGCTCGATGGTGCTTCTAAAGCTGTCACTGTTCTCATTGCTGATATTTGCTCTAC AAGTGCAGATGATTGGTGTCTTAATGAAGTTCTCAAGCGTTTAGCTTCAGGAAGTGTTTCTCAGAGGAGAAATGCTGTCGATGTCGTCTCGAAACTCATCCAGACATCATCAAACTTGACTGAAGTGACCTTTAGTTCATCCTG GGAAGAAATAGCAAATCATCTATTGAATTGCCTTAAAGATGAAGATAGTTTGATGCGTGAAAAGGCTATGAGTTTGCTTCCACTTATAG CAGATCCATCTTTAGTTCTGCCAGCTCTAGTTCGCTTGATTTGTTCAAGTGATGGAAATATGAAATTAGCTGCCAGCAATGCATTCATTCAAGTTCTTAGCATCAACAATAGAAGTTTTGAAGTTATCAGTATTTTGCTCGACTCCTTGAG TGGCCTCTCCAATACATCTGATCATGAAGATATTTCTGGAGGCATCATGGAAG GTACATCTAAATTTgatcttgatgaagtgttcaagCTAATTCCAGAGTGGTCACAAACT GTTGAAGATTGGAACTTGTTAGCTGAGCCACTTGTAGACAAGATGCTTTCTGAGCCAACAAATGTGATCTTTGTTAGATTCTTATGTTGTATAAATGAGCATCTGGCAGATACTGCAGATTTAGTGCTCGGACGACTTCTTCTACAAGCGCGAAAAAAGGAAGA GATTATTGGCTTAGTAGATGCTGCTGTACAGAAGACCTATAAGAATGATGTCTCGGATAGCATGAAAAATGTGCTGTTTGATCGCCTTTGTCCATTACTTTTAATTAAGATGTTGCCTCTGAAGGTTTTTGACGATTTCAACTGTATGAATATGTATAGTCCTACTCTGAAACAATGTATTGCGAGTG GTACAGATCATCTTGCTGTCTGTAATTATGAGTGTGTTGCCACATTGCTCTTTAACCG GGCTTTTTGTCAGTTCGAGTATGAAGATGTGAGAAAATTGGCTGCTGAGCTTTGTGGTCGCATTCATCCTCGA ATTCTTTTTCCTGTTGCCCTTTCTCAATTACAAGGCGCTGCAGAAAGCAAGGAGTTCCTGAAGATGAAAGCATGCCTGTTTGCTATATGCACCTCGCTTGCA ATTAGGAGGTGGGAATCAGCTTCTCATCCTGATGTAACCAAGATAATAAGAATATTGCAAGCTGTATTGTTATGGCCTTCTGTAGAAGGGGATGAAG TTGTCAAGGTACAACATGGGTGCATTGATTGTCTAGCTCTAATGATATGCGCGGAATTACAAGCTCCCAAAAATGTGAGAAATGCAGCATCAGCATACTCCTCTATCAACCCGAACG CCCCAGTCATACAAACTTCTGGTGGTCATAAGACTCACACCCTAGGAAGCACAGTCCTTGcttttgtcattgataatttgGCCAATGATGAAGGCGAGACTAATCTCACCTCCAGAGTGGTCAAAGATACTGCAGACAAGACTCTCATCTCTATCCCATTTCGTTTGTGCATGGCCAATGTCCTCATTAGCACTTGTCAAAAAGTATCAGAATCTTGCAAAAAAACTATTGCAAAAAAGATTCTTCCTCGACTTGTTCGTCTGAGTCAG ACCATTCAAGAGGCAGAGATCAGAGCTGCTTGCGTCCAGGTCCTGTTCTCAGCTGCATCTCATTTGAAATGGGCAATCCTTCCTTATGGTCATGATCTTCTTAAAGTTTCATTGAGTTCTCTTAAAAAAGAATTGGAACAG GAAAGAATGGCAGGAGCGAGACTGATGGCAGCTCTAATGGCAAGTGATGATGCAGTTATTGAAAGCATTTCAATGGGATTAGTGGAAGCGAGATCCATGTTGCTTCATATATGTACTTCCGATCCTTCGCCTCAGTTGAGACAAGTATGCCAAAAACTGCTTGTATGCCTGACTTCACAGTAG
- the LOC130826261 gene encoding uncharacterized protein LOC130826261 isoform X4 encodes MEEEEPVLWKAESSSMLSSMVGRVMNTLLSARLKKLEDVIVKLGETPKSTLAATLEDSLRILIKYVRDSVDDKQPLDEVIIPMIENVLRCKESKRPNQALILLNWLFQDESLFVGLGKDLVNIVSKRGDHYIALGWCKLVRSLVKYETKMTSFSKRGLRDNYQALLKILSSSIMHLSEMVNNGSVLQEGFELPTRLSAAAADCILVLTEALTHKVSDSGSSNGKGAYKPNLSIKRTSILDEKMVDQSNMPSAVSDSIDGKLLLWKNLDYLIILAQKLQSWSQKSRALHAKGLGQVLRWLQQIRISFTHVEEGSQFQTSGVLLLSSCWRHYSMLSILEDTEFYQQYDKLAEQYVSGIKFYSEDNFKDQGENGDSCLETKKFFLNCLALLLGRLDDKRLESLIYLSGQQICGALFSQLHSADEDVVDMAICIVRFVIFKLAGSSFTDSIDSKELVLTLLGHLDELDGASKAVTVLIADICSTSADDWCLNEVLKRLASGSVSQRRNAVDVVSKLIQTSSNLTEVTFSSSWEEIANHLLNCLKDEDSLMREKAMSLLPLIADPSLVLPALVRLICSSDGNMKLAASNAFIQVLSINNRSFEVISILLDSLSGLSNTSDHEDISGGIMEGTSKFDLDEVFKLIPEWSQTVEDWNLLAEPLVDKMLSEPTNVIFVRFLCCINEHLADTADLVLGRLLLQARKKEEIIGLVDAAVQKTYKNDVSDSMKNVLFDRLCPLLLIKMLPLKVFDDFNCMNMYSPTLKQCIASGTDHLAVCNYECVATLLFNRAFCQFEYEDVRKLAAELCGRIHPRILFPVALSQLQGAAESKEFLKMKACLFAICTSLAIRRWESASHPDVTKIIRILQAVLLWPSVEGDEVVKVQHGCIDCLALMICAELQAPKNVRNAASAYSSINPNAPVIQTSGGHKTHTLGSTVLAFVIDNLANDEGETNLTSRVVKDTADKTLISIPFRLCMANVLISTCQKVSESCKKTIAKKILPRLVRLSQTIQEAEIRAACVQERMAGARLMAALMASDDAVIESISMGLVEARSMLLHICTSDPSPQLRQVCQKLLVCLTSQ; translated from the exons ATGGAAGAAGAAGAGCCGGTGTTATGGAAAGCAGAATCCAGTTCTATGCTGTCTTCCATGGTTGGACGAGTAATGAACACTCTGTTGAGTGCGCGACTGAAGAAACTTGAAGACGTCATTGTTAAACTAGGCGAAACTCCAAAATCAACTCTTGCAG CAACGCTTGAGGATTCTTTGCGCATATTGATCAAGTATGTAAGAGATTCTGTGGATGATAAGCAGCCATTGGACGAAGTTATTATTCCTATGATTGAAAAT GTGTTGAGATGCAAGGAGTCGAAGCGTCCAAATCAAGCACTGATACTTTTGAACTGGTTATTTCAAGATGAGTCTCTTTTTGTAGGACTTGGAAAAGATCTTGTCAATATTGTGTCGAAAAGAGGAGATCATTATATTGCTCTTGGCTGGTGCAAGCTTGTACGCTCTCTTGTGAAGTATGAGACAAAGATGACAAGCTTTTCGAAGAGGG GTTTAAGGGATAATTATCAAGCTTTATTGAAGATTCTTTCATCAAGTATTATGCATCTTTCGGAGATGGTAAATAATGGTAG TGTGTTGCAGGAGGGTTTTGAATTGCCGACTCGGCTTTCCGCAGCTGCAGCTGATTGTATACTGGTTCTCACTGAAGCATTGACCCATAAAGTATCGGATTCTGGCAGTTCAAATGGGAAAGGAGCATATAAACCTAATTTATCAATTAAGCGAACCAGCATTCTTGATGAGAAGATGGTGGATCAAAGTAATATGCCTTCTGCAGTCTCCGACAGCATTGATGGAAAATTATTGCTCTGGAAGAATTTGGATTATCTCATCATTCTGGCTCAAAAACTTCAGTCT TGGAGCCAGAAGAGCCGGGCTTTACACGCAAAAGGATTAGGACAAGTTCTCAGATGGCTGCAGCAAATAAGGATTAGTTTCACTCATGTTGAGGAAG GTTCTCAGTTTCAAACAAGTGGAGTATTACTACTCTcctcttgttggagacattacaGTATGCTATCCATTCTAGAAGACACTGAATTTTATCAACAGTACGACAAGTTAGCTGAGCAGTATGTATCTGGAATCAAG TTTTACTCAGAGGATAATTTCAAGGATCAGGGGGAGAATGGAGATAGTTGTTTGGAGACAAAGAAATTTTTCTTGAATTGTTTGGCTCTTCTATTGGGTCGCTTGGATGACAAAAGGCTGGAAAGTTTGATATACTTGTCCGGACAACAAATATGTGGTGCTCTTTTTTCACAG CTTCACTCTGCAGATGAAGATGTGGTAGATATGGCTATTTGCATTGTTAGATTTGTAATCTTTAAGCTAGCTGGAAGCAGTTTCACCGACTCAATAGATAGCAAGGAATTAGTACTGACGCTACTTGGTCATCTTGATGAGCTCGATGGTGCTTCTAAAGCTGTCACTGTTCTCATTGCTGATATTTGCTCTAC AAGTGCAGATGATTGGTGTCTTAATGAAGTTCTCAAGCGTTTAGCTTCAGGAAGTGTTTCTCAGAGGAGAAATGCTGTCGATGTCGTCTCGAAACTCATCCAGACATCATCAAACTTGACTGAAGTGACCTTTAGTTCATCCTG GGAAGAAATAGCAAATCATCTATTGAATTGCCTTAAAGATGAAGATAGTTTGATGCGTGAAAAGGCTATGAGTTTGCTTCCACTTATAG CAGATCCATCTTTAGTTCTGCCAGCTCTAGTTCGCTTGATTTGTTCAAGTGATGGAAATATGAAATTAGCTGCCAGCAATGCATTCATTCAAGTTCTTAGCATCAACAATAGAAGTTTTGAAGTTATCAGTATTTTGCTCGACTCCTTGAG TGGCCTCTCCAATACATCTGATCATGAAGATATTTCTGGAGGCATCATGGAAG GTACATCTAAATTTgatcttgatgaagtgttcaagCTAATTCCAGAGTGGTCACAAACT GTTGAAGATTGGAACTTGTTAGCTGAGCCACTTGTAGACAAGATGCTTTCTGAGCCAACAAATGTGATCTTTGTTAGATTCTTATGTTGTATAAATGAGCATCTGGCAGATACTGCAGATTTAGTGCTCGGACGACTTCTTCTACAAGCGCGAAAAAAGGAAGA GATTATTGGCTTAGTAGATGCTGCTGTACAGAAGACCTATAAGAATGATGTCTCGGATAGCATGAAAAATGTGCTGTTTGATCGCCTTTGTCCATTACTTTTAATTAAGATGTTGCCTCTGAAGGTTTTTGACGATTTCAACTGTATGAATATGTATAGTCCTACTCTGAAACAATGTATTGCGAGTG GTACAGATCATCTTGCTGTCTGTAATTATGAGTGTGTTGCCACATTGCTCTTTAACCG GGCTTTTTGTCAGTTCGAGTATGAAGATGTGAGAAAATTGGCTGCTGAGCTTTGTGGTCGCATTCATCCTCGA ATTCTTTTTCCTGTTGCCCTTTCTCAATTACAAGGCGCTGCAGAAAGCAAGGAGTTCCTGAAGATGAAAGCATGCCTGTTTGCTATATGCACCTCGCTTGCA ATTAGGAGGTGGGAATCAGCTTCTCATCCTGATGTAACCAAGATAATAAGAATATTGCAAGCTGTATTGTTATGGCCTTCTGTAGAAGGGGATGAAG TTGTCAAGGTACAACATGGGTGCATTGATTGTCTAGCTCTAATGATATGCGCGGAATTACAAGCTCCCAAAAATGTGAGAAATGCAGCATCAGCATACTCCTCTATCAACCCGAACG CCCCAGTCATACAAACTTCTGGTGGTCATAAGACTCACACCCTAGGAAGCACAGTCCTTGcttttgtcattgataatttgGCCAATGATGAAGGCGAGACTAATCTCACCTCCAGAGTGGTCAAAGATACTGCAGACAAGACTCTCATCTCTATCCCATTTCGTTTGTGCATGGCCAATGTCCTCATTAGCACTTGTCAAAAAGTATCAGAATCTTGCAAAAAAACTATTGCAAAAAAGATTCTTCCTCGACTTGTTCGTCTGAGTCAG ACCATTCAAGAGGCAGAGATCAGAGCTGCTTGCGTCCAG GAAAGAATGGCAGGAGCGAGACTGATGGCAGCTCTAATGGCAAGTGATGATGCAGTTATTGAAAGCATTTCAATGGGATTAGTGGAAGCGAGATCCATGTTGCTTCATATATGTACTTCCGATCCTTCGCCTCAGTTGAGACAAGTATGCCAAAAACTGCTTGTATGCCTGACTTCACAGTAG
- the LOC130826261 gene encoding uncharacterized protein LOC130826261 isoform X2, with the protein MEEEEPVLWKAESSSMLSSMVGRVMNTLLSARLKKLEDVIVKLGETPKSTLAATLEDSLRILIKYVRDSVDDKQPLDEVIIPMIENVLRCKESKRPNQALILLNWLFQDESLFVGLGKDLVNIVSKRGDHYIALGWCKLVRSLVKYETKMTSFSKRGLRDNYQALLKILSSSIMHLSEMVNNGSVLQEGFELPTRLSAAAADCILVLTEALTHKVSDSGSSNGKGAYKPNLSIKRTSILDEKMVDQSNMPSAVSDSIDGKLLLWKNLDYLIILAQKLQSWSQKSRALHAKGLGQVLRWLQQIRISFTHVEEGSQFQTSGVLLLSSCWRHYSMLSILEDTEFYQQYDKLAEQYVSGIKFYSEDNFKDQGENGDSCLETKKFFLNCLALLLGRLDDKRLESLIYLSGQQICGALFSQLHSADEDVVDMAICIVRFVIFKLAGSSFTDSIDSKELVLTLLGHLDELDGASKAVTVLIADICSTSADDWCLNEVLKRLASGSVSQRRNAVDVVSKLIQTSSNLTEVTFSSSWEEIANHLLNCLKDEDSLMREKAMSLLPLIDPSLVLPALVRLICSSDGNMKLAASNAFIQVLSINNRSFEVISILLDSLSGLSNTSDHEDISGGIMEGTSKFDLDEVFKLIPEWSQTVEDWNLLAEPLVDKMLSEPTNVIFVRFLCCINEHLADTADLVLGRLLLQARKKEEIIGLVDAAVQKTYKNDVSDSMKNVLFDRLCPLLLIKMLPLKVFDDFNCMNMYSPTLKQCIASGTDHLAVCNYECVATLLFNRAFCQFEYEDVRKLAAELCGRIHPRILFPVALSQLQGAAESKEFLKMKACLFAICTSLAIRRWESASHPDVTKIIRILQAVLLWPSVEGDEVVKVQHGCIDCLALMICAELQAPKNVRNAASAYSSINPNAPVIQTSGGHKTHTLGSTVLAFVIDNLANDEGETNLTSRVVKDTADKTLISIPFRLCMANVLISTCQKVSESCKKTIAKKILPRLVRLSQTIQEAEIRAACVQVLFSAASHLKWAILPYGHDLLKVSLSSLKKELEQERMAGARLMAALMASDDAVIESISMGLVEARSMLLHICTSDPSPQLRQVCQKLLVCLTSQ; encoded by the exons ATGGAAGAAGAAGAGCCGGTGTTATGGAAAGCAGAATCCAGTTCTATGCTGTCTTCCATGGTTGGACGAGTAATGAACACTCTGTTGAGTGCGCGACTGAAGAAACTTGAAGACGTCATTGTTAAACTAGGCGAAACTCCAAAATCAACTCTTGCAG CAACGCTTGAGGATTCTTTGCGCATATTGATCAAGTATGTAAGAGATTCTGTGGATGATAAGCAGCCATTGGACGAAGTTATTATTCCTATGATTGAAAAT GTGTTGAGATGCAAGGAGTCGAAGCGTCCAAATCAAGCACTGATACTTTTGAACTGGTTATTTCAAGATGAGTCTCTTTTTGTAGGACTTGGAAAAGATCTTGTCAATATTGTGTCGAAAAGAGGAGATCATTATATTGCTCTTGGCTGGTGCAAGCTTGTACGCTCTCTTGTGAAGTATGAGACAAAGATGACAAGCTTTTCGAAGAGGG GTTTAAGGGATAATTATCAAGCTTTATTGAAGATTCTTTCATCAAGTATTATGCATCTTTCGGAGATGGTAAATAATGGTAG TGTGTTGCAGGAGGGTTTTGAATTGCCGACTCGGCTTTCCGCAGCTGCAGCTGATTGTATACTGGTTCTCACTGAAGCATTGACCCATAAAGTATCGGATTCTGGCAGTTCAAATGGGAAAGGAGCATATAAACCTAATTTATCAATTAAGCGAACCAGCATTCTTGATGAGAAGATGGTGGATCAAAGTAATATGCCTTCTGCAGTCTCCGACAGCATTGATGGAAAATTATTGCTCTGGAAGAATTTGGATTATCTCATCATTCTGGCTCAAAAACTTCAGTCT TGGAGCCAGAAGAGCCGGGCTTTACACGCAAAAGGATTAGGACAAGTTCTCAGATGGCTGCAGCAAATAAGGATTAGTTTCACTCATGTTGAGGAAG GTTCTCAGTTTCAAACAAGTGGAGTATTACTACTCTcctcttgttggagacattacaGTATGCTATCCATTCTAGAAGACACTGAATTTTATCAACAGTACGACAAGTTAGCTGAGCAGTATGTATCTGGAATCAAG TTTTACTCAGAGGATAATTTCAAGGATCAGGGGGAGAATGGAGATAGTTGTTTGGAGACAAAGAAATTTTTCTTGAATTGTTTGGCTCTTCTATTGGGTCGCTTGGATGACAAAAGGCTGGAAAGTTTGATATACTTGTCCGGACAACAAATATGTGGTGCTCTTTTTTCACAG CTTCACTCTGCAGATGAAGATGTGGTAGATATGGCTATTTGCATTGTTAGATTTGTAATCTTTAAGCTAGCTGGAAGCAGTTTCACCGACTCAATAGATAGCAAGGAATTAGTACTGACGCTACTTGGTCATCTTGATGAGCTCGATGGTGCTTCTAAAGCTGTCACTGTTCTCATTGCTGATATTTGCTCTAC AAGTGCAGATGATTGGTGTCTTAATGAAGTTCTCAAGCGTTTAGCTTCAGGAAGTGTTTCTCAGAGGAGAAATGCTGTCGATGTCGTCTCGAAACTCATCCAGACATCATCAAACTTGACTGAAGTGACCTTTAGTTCATCCTG GGAAGAAATAGCAAATCATCTATTGAATTGCCTTAAAGATGAAGATAGTTTGATGCGTGAAAAGGCTATGAGTTTGCTTCCACTTATAG ATCCATCTTTAGTTCTGCCAGCTCTAGTTCGCTTGATTTGTTCAAGTGATGGAAATATGAAATTAGCTGCCAGCAATGCATTCATTCAAGTTCTTAGCATCAACAATAGAAGTTTTGAAGTTATCAGTATTTTGCTCGACTCCTTGAG TGGCCTCTCCAATACATCTGATCATGAAGATATTTCTGGAGGCATCATGGAAG GTACATCTAAATTTgatcttgatgaagtgttcaagCTAATTCCAGAGTGGTCACAAACT GTTGAAGATTGGAACTTGTTAGCTGAGCCACTTGTAGACAAGATGCTTTCTGAGCCAACAAATGTGATCTTTGTTAGATTCTTATGTTGTATAAATGAGCATCTGGCAGATACTGCAGATTTAGTGCTCGGACGACTTCTTCTACAAGCGCGAAAAAAGGAAGA GATTATTGGCTTAGTAGATGCTGCTGTACAGAAGACCTATAAGAATGATGTCTCGGATAGCATGAAAAATGTGCTGTTTGATCGCCTTTGTCCATTACTTTTAATTAAGATGTTGCCTCTGAAGGTTTTTGACGATTTCAACTGTATGAATATGTATAGTCCTACTCTGAAACAATGTATTGCGAGTG GTACAGATCATCTTGCTGTCTGTAATTATGAGTGTGTTGCCACATTGCTCTTTAACCG GGCTTTTTGTCAGTTCGAGTATGAAGATGTGAGAAAATTGGCTGCTGAGCTTTGTGGTCGCATTCATCCTCGA ATTCTTTTTCCTGTTGCCCTTTCTCAATTACAAGGCGCTGCAGAAAGCAAGGAGTTCCTGAAGATGAAAGCATGCCTGTTTGCTATATGCACCTCGCTTGCA ATTAGGAGGTGGGAATCAGCTTCTCATCCTGATGTAACCAAGATAATAAGAATATTGCAAGCTGTATTGTTATGGCCTTCTGTAGAAGGGGATGAAG TTGTCAAGGTACAACATGGGTGCATTGATTGTCTAGCTCTAATGATATGCGCGGAATTACAAGCTCCCAAAAATGTGAGAAATGCAGCATCAGCATACTCCTCTATCAACCCGAACG CCCCAGTCATACAAACTTCTGGTGGTCATAAGACTCACACCCTAGGAAGCACAGTCCTTGcttttgtcattgataatttgGCCAATGATGAAGGCGAGACTAATCTCACCTCCAGAGTGGTCAAAGATACTGCAGACAAGACTCTCATCTCTATCCCATTTCGTTTGTGCATGGCCAATGTCCTCATTAGCACTTGTCAAAAAGTATCAGAATCTTGCAAAAAAACTATTGCAAAAAAGATTCTTCCTCGACTTGTTCGTCTGAGTCAG ACCATTCAAGAGGCAGAGATCAGAGCTGCTTGCGTCCAGGTCCTGTTCTCAGCTGCATCTCATTTGAAATGGGCAATCCTTCCTTATGGTCATGATCTTCTTAAAGTTTCATTGAGTTCTCTTAAAAAAGAATTGGAACAG GAAAGAATGGCAGGAGCGAGACTGATGGCAGCTCTAATGGCAAGTGATGATGCAGTTATTGAAAGCATTTCAATGGGATTAGTGGAAGCGAGATCCATGTTGCTTCATATATGTACTTCCGATCCTTCGCCTCAGTTGAGACAAGTATGCCAAAAACTGCTTGTATGCCTGACTTCACAGTAG